From Arachis stenosperma cultivar V10309 chromosome 2, arast.V10309.gnm1.PFL2, whole genome shotgun sequence, one genomic window encodes:
- the LOC130963273 gene encoding uncharacterized protein LOC130963273, with translation MVTTNDKETEDKPSKLSEQPENTLVETEKKDQQGPEISQQELLRLYAPFPQLLKGAVGKRMYSRFLDSFASLNVNIPFIKVIQQMPAFIKYMKELLPRKSSLKGGQTIVMNKDCSTLIQTQLPAKRKDPGSFHVPCAIGETNFDRALCDLGASINLIPLSLVKRLQINEILPTYVVIRLANKTQKQAVGVVENVLLKVRKYFLPTDFVILDMEESHLHPIILGRPFLATARALIDVEKGELILRIHDEQLSFSVFKLSLEKDEEDKEPSKGHHEILKEEASTEAQPAHPEIHWVDGQGQQQVPQVKEKLEEPKPPEVCEDINKSSSKKVATRSKKTAPGAKKKVPRGWRNKKIPTEDFSPGDKVISAYFIDIPLISPLYHLSYLRSSPSTEFSLWSM, from the coding sequence ATGGTCACTACAAATGACAAGGAGACTGAAGACAAGCCAAGCAAGCTGTCAGAACAACCTGAAAATACCTTAGTAGAGACGGAGAAGAAAGACCAACAAGGACCAGAAATCTCACAACAGGAGCTGCTGAGACTATATGCACCATTTCCTCAACTGCTAAAGGGTGCTGTGGGAAAGAGAATGTACTCAAGGTTCTTAGACTCGTTTGCATCTTTGAATGTGAACATACCATTCATCAAGGTCATTCAGCAAATGCCAGCATTCATCAAGTATATGAAGGAACTACTTCCCAGGAAGAGCTCACTCAAGGGGGGCCAGACTATAGTGATGAACAAGGATTGCAGCACCCTCATTCAAACACAATTGCCTGCGAAAAGaaaagacccagggagttttcatGTCCCTTGTGCTATAGGGGAAACAAATTTTGATAGAGCACTTTGCGatttgggagcaagcatcaacttaataccCCTATCCCTGGTAAAAAGGCTGCAGATCAATGAGATACTACCTACATATGTAGTCATAAGGCTGGCTAACAAGACTCAAAAGCAAGCAGTAGGAGTGGTGGAAAATGTGTTGCTCAAAGTTAGAAAATACTTTCTCCCAACAGACTTTGTCATCCTGGATATGGAAGAGAGTCACCTGCACCCAATCATATTGGGGAGACCATTTCTAGCTACTgctagagcactcatagatgtggaGAAAGGGGAGCTAATATTAAGGATCCATGATGAACAACTGAGCTTCAGTGTTTTCAAACTCTCACTGGAAAAAGATGAAGAGGATAAAGAACCGAGCAAAGGGCATCATGAGATACTAAAGGAAGAAGCAAGCACTGAAGCACAACCAGCTCATCCTGAGATTCACTGGGTTGATGGACAAGGCCAGCAGCAAGTGCCACAGGTCAAGGAAAAATTGGAGGAACCTAAGCCACCAGAAGTTTGTGAGGACATTAACAAAAGCTCATCAAAGAAGGTGGCCACCAGGAGTAAGAAAACAGCACCAGGggcaaagaagaaggtaccAAGGGGGTGGCGGAACAAGAAGATTCCTACGGAAGATTTCTCTCCAGGGGATAAAGTAATCTCAGCCTACTTCATAGATATCCCCCTAATCTCCCCACTGTACCATCTCAGCTACCTAAGGTCTTCACCATCAACAGAGTTCTCTCTTTGGAGCATGTAG